One stretch of Serinicoccus hydrothermalis DNA includes these proteins:
- the nuoL gene encoding NADH-quinone oxidoreductase subunit L — MHDLSQGLAAVSLTLADDPGGLGATHATQADGIAGLGWLLVALPLAGAALLLLGGRVTNSWGPALATGLSWASFGVGVAIIAQLAGLPEAERALSVPLWEWVSVGDLSLRAGLLLDPLSLAFVMLITFVGSLIHVYSLGYMEHDPDKRRFFAYLNLFVAAMLILVLADSYLLLFVGWEGVGLASYLLIGFWNWNPDYAAAANKAFVVNRVGDVGLITAMAIMLATFGALDFATVHGSAGGASDLTLTLVGLALLLAACGKSAQFPLQSWLGDAMAGPTPVSALIHAATMVTAGVYLIARSQAIYDLTPDARLVVAVVGAVTLLYGAIVGCAKDDLKKALAASTMSQIGYMMLAVGLGPVGYLYAIFHLVTHGFFKANMFLGAGSVMHAMNNRVDMRRFGALRKDVKITFITFAAGWLAIIGFPLTAGWFSKDYIIETAFTMEGWQGWVFGGVALLGAGITAFYMSRLFFMTFFGEKRWHEDDHPHESPLVMTVPMMVLALGSLVLGAVLYPTGIITGWLEPVFGHAEHGEPLIPQLAIQISAFVLMLAGAGLAWMMYARREVPQTAPRASLVTVAARRDLFQDDVNDALFTGPTMALARTTVDADDVLVEGGVTGGTTGGLNAVSGLLRRAQNGFVRSYALTMLLGVVAILGAVWVMQ, encoded by the coding sequence GTGCACGACCTGAGTCAGGGCCTGGCCGCGGTCAGCCTGACCCTCGCCGACGACCCGGGCGGTCTCGGCGCGACCCACGCCACCCAGGCGGACGGCATCGCCGGCCTCGGCTGGCTGCTCGTCGCGCTGCCCCTGGCGGGTGCCGCGCTGCTCCTCCTCGGGGGGCGGGTGACCAACAGCTGGGGCCCGGCGCTCGCGACCGGGCTGTCCTGGGCGAGCTTCGGCGTCGGCGTCGCGATCATCGCCCAGCTGGCCGGGCTGCCGGAGGCCGAGCGCGCGCTCTCGGTGCCGCTGTGGGAGTGGGTGAGCGTCGGTGACCTGTCGCTGCGCGCCGGCCTGCTGCTGGACCCGCTGTCGCTGGCCTTCGTCATGCTCATCACCTTCGTGGGCAGCCTCATCCACGTCTACTCGCTGGGCTACATGGAGCACGACCCGGACAAGCGCCGGTTCTTCGCCTACCTCAACCTCTTCGTCGCGGCGATGCTCATCCTCGTGCTCGCCGACTCCTACCTCCTGCTCTTCGTCGGCTGGGAGGGCGTCGGGCTGGCGTCCTACCTGCTCATCGGCTTCTGGAACTGGAACCCGGACTACGCGGCGGCCGCCAACAAGGCCTTCGTCGTCAACCGGGTCGGTGACGTCGGCCTCATCACCGCGATGGCGATCATGCTCGCCACCTTCGGCGCGCTGGACTTCGCCACGGTGCACGGCAGCGCAGGGGGAGCGAGCGACCTCACCCTCACCCTCGTCGGCCTGGCGCTGCTGCTTGCCGCCTGCGGCAAGTCGGCGCAGTTCCCGCTGCAGAGCTGGCTGGGCGACGCGATGGCCGGCCCGACGCCGGTGTCCGCGCTCATCCACGCGGCGACGATGGTCACCGCGGGCGTCTACCTCATCGCCCGCAGCCAGGCGATCTACGACCTCACCCCGGACGCCCGGCTGGTCGTCGCGGTCGTCGGTGCCGTCACGCTGCTCTACGGCGCGATCGTCGGCTGCGCCAAGGACGACCTCAAGAAGGCGCTGGCCGCCTCGACGATGAGCCAGATCGGCTACATGATGCTCGCCGTCGGCCTGGGCCCGGTCGGCTACCTCTACGCGATCTTCCACCTGGTGACGCACGGCTTCTTCAAGGCCAACATGTTCCTCGGCGCCGGCTCGGTCATGCACGCCATGAACAACCGGGTCGACATGCGCCGCTTCGGCGCGCTGCGCAAGGACGTCAAGATCACGTTCATCACCTTCGCCGCCGGCTGGCTCGCGATCATCGGCTTCCCCCTCACCGCGGGGTGGTTCTCGAAGGACTACATCATCGAGACCGCCTTCACCATGGAGGGCTGGCAGGGCTGGGTCTTCGGCGGCGTCGCGCTGCTGGGCGCCGGGATCACGGCGTTCTACATGTCCCGCCTGTTCTTCATGACCTTCTTCGGCGAGAAGCGCTGGCACGAGGACGACCACCCGCACGAGTCGCCGCTGGTGATGACCGTGCCGATGATGGTGCTCGCCCTGGGGTCGCTGGTGCTGGGCGCCGTGCTCTACCCGACCGGGATCATCACCGGCTGGCTGGAGCCGGTCTTCGGCCACGCCGAGCACGGTGAGCCGCTCATCCCGCAGCTCGCCATCCAGATCTCCGCCTTCGTGCTCATGCTCGCCGGGGCGGGCCTGGCCTGGATGATGTATGCCCGGCGCGAGGTCCCGCAGACCGCGCCCAGGGCCAGCCTGGTCACCGTGGCGGCCCGCCGCGACCTCTTCCAGGACGACGTCAACGACGCGCTGTTCACCGGCCCGACGATGGCGCTGGCCCGCACCACGGTCGACGCCGACGACGTCCTCGTGGAGGGCGGCGTGACCGGGGGCACCACCGGC
- the nuoK gene encoding NADH-quinone oxidoreductase subunit NuoK → MGLEAYIYLSVVLFALGSITVLTRRNTIIVFMGIELMLNACNLALVTFARIHGTLDGQVYALFVMVVAAAEVVVGLAIIMSIFRARRSASVDDANLLKL, encoded by the coding sequence TGGGGCTCGAGGCATACATCTATCTGTCCGTGGTGCTCTTCGCGCTCGGCTCGATCACGGTGCTGACGCGGCGCAACACGATCATCGTCTTCATGGGCATCGAGCTCATGCTCAACGCCTGCAACCTGGCGCTGGTCACCTTCGCCCGCATCCACGGCACCCTCGACGGCCAGGTCTACGCCCTGTTCGTCATGGTCGTCGCGGCGGCCGAGGTGGTCGTCGGGCTGGCGATCATCATGTCCATCTTCCGTGCGCGCCGGTCGGCCTCGGTCGACGACGCCAACCTGCTGAAGCTGTAA